GGAGCTCGGCCCCGGCGTCGGAGGGGAGGGTGAGGCGCACGCTGCCGCTGACCGTGTTGAAGCGCAGCGACCCGCTCCGCGGCAAGCGCCCCATGGCGACGCGCACGTCGCCGCTCACCGTGCTGGCCTCGGCCTCCTCGCTGGTCTCCACGTCCACGCCGCCGGAGACGGTGCTGGCGTGCACGGCACCGCGCAGGCCCCGGGCGTGCACGTCGCCCGTCACGCTGCGGCCGGCGAAGCGCACGCCGGCGGGGACGCGAACCGTGAAGTCCACGCGCGGCGGATCGTTGCCCACGTTCCCCGTCATCCCGCACCGGCCGTTGCCGCGGCCTCTGTCGCTGCTGGGACGCTGGTTGGGATAGACGACGCAGAGCGTCACGCCATCCTCGTGCTCCACCACGCGGACGGGAACGCGCCCCTCGCGCATCTCCGCGACGACTTCCACCTGGCCGCCGCTGGCCGGAAGGGCGCGGATGTCGCCCACCACGCCCACCACCTCGATCTCCTTGCCCTGCGCCACGCGCCCGCTCCAGCGGAAGTCGTCGCGCTGCGCGGCAAGGGGAAGGGTGCCCATCACCATCGTGGCCGTCAACGTAGCAAGCAGGATGCGCATGTCGGGTTTCGCCGTGTTCGTAGGGTGGAGTCGGCAGTCGGGAGAAGACGTTCACACACTCTGATGCGGGCCGACGGCGGATGGTTTGATCCGCTTCCAACCTTGTGGGCCATCCCGATGTCCAACGATGTGCGAGCAGGAACGGACGTCGACGACCCGGAGCCACTCCGCTGATCCAGGAACTGCAACC
This DNA window, taken from Longimicrobium sp., encodes the following:
- a CDS encoding DUF4097 family beta strand repeat-containing protein, with protein sequence MRILLATLTATMVMGTLPLAAQRDDFRWSGRVAQGKEIEVVGVVGDIRALPASGGQVEVVAEMREGRVPVRVVEHEDGVTLCVVYPNQRPSSDRGRGNGRCGMTGNVGNDPPRVDFTVRVPAGVRFAGRSVTGDVHARGLRGAVHASTVSGGVDVETSEEAEASTVSGDVRVAMGRLPRSGSLRFNTVSGSVRLTLPSDAGAELRVNTVSGDVDSDFELRMNSRENRGRSFVRVGHNIHATIGRGGPEIEIHTVSGDVELERGR